Proteins encoded by one window of Mustelus asterias chromosome 9, sMusAst1.hap1.1, whole genome shotgun sequence:
- the yars2 gene encoding tyrosine--tRNA ligase, mitochondrial, translated as MLLEAAKMAAPMVRSRLLLTLFRRPGAFLSAPGTAAVRVPSQCKSSRNVLQLHQRGIFKDIFPEGGDLHRLLESGAQTLYCGFDPTADSLHVGNLLALIGLLHFQRAGHRVLALLGEATARLGDPSGRSSEREALSAGTVQENARGIQEGILNVFQNHRTCFCSEAEAANLGPLSILNNWSWYRDKEVVGFLDSVGRHFRMGTMLSRHTVQSRLKSPEGMSFTEFTYQIFQAYDFYYLNQHHDCRIQLGGTDQLGNMMSGYEFMHKVTGQDVYGILVPLVTSSSGDKLGKSAGNAIWLNRNKTSPFDLYQYFVRQPDSNVERYLKLFTFIPLPEIESIMVNHRKDPGKRNAQKRLAAEVTKLVHGKEGLESSKRCTSALYHSSMDALEMMTDEELQVLFKEAPFSENLLEPGTTVLDLCRKANAIPDGPRGYQMITDGGIWINHIRVTKPEQVLVLGQHILTNGLSLLRVGKKNYHIVKWLNLAA; from the exons ATGCTCCTGGAGGCCGCTAAGATGGCGGCGCCCATGGTGCGGAGCCGGCTGCTGCTGACTTTATTCAGGAGACCGGGAGCCTTTCTTTCGGCCCCGGGAACGGCTGCGGTCCGGGTCCCGAGCCAGTGTAAGAGCAGCAGGAATGTGCTGCAGCTTCACCAGCGAGGCATCTTCAAAGACATCTTCCCGGAGGGCGGCGACCTGCACCGGCTGCTGGAGTCTGGGGCCCAGACCCTATACTGCGGCTTCGACCCCACCGCTGACAGCCTGCACGTCGGCAACCTGCTCGCTCTCATCGGGCTGCTGCACTTCCAGCGGGCCGGCCACCGCGTCCTGGCGCTGCTGGGAGAGGCCACGGCTCGACTAGGCGACCCAAGCGGCCGGAGCAGCGAGCGGGAGGCCCTGAGTGCGGGCACGGTGCAGGAGAACGCCAGGGGTATCCAGGAAGGGATCCTCAACGTGTTCCAGAACCACCGTACCTGCTTCTGCAGCGAGGCCGAGGCCGCCAACCTGGGGCCGCTCAGCATCCTCAATAACTGGTCCTGGTATAGGGACAAGGAGGTGGTGGGTTTCCTCGACTCAGTGGGCAGACATTTCCGCATGGGCACCATGCTGAGCAGACACACTGTGCAGTCCCGACTCAAGAGCCCAGAGGGCATGAGTTTCACTGAGTTCACTTACCAGATATTTCAGGCATACGATTTCTATTATTTAAATCAACATCATGACTGCAGGATCCAACTAGGAGGGACAGATCAACTGGGTAACATGATGTCTGGATACGAATTTATGCACAA GGTGACCGGACAAGACGTTTATGGAATCTTGGTACCACTTGTAACCAGTTCGTCAGGAGACAAATTAGGAAAAAGTGCAGGAAATGCAATATGGTTGAACAGAAACAAGACTTCACCCTTTGATCTATACCAATACTTTGTCAGGCAACCTGATTCAAATGTAGAAAG GTATCTGAAACTTTTCACCTTCATCCCACTTCCTGAGATTGAAAGCATTATGGTCAACCACAGAAAAGATCCAGGCAAGCGTAATGCCCAGAAACGACTAGCAGCAGAAGTTACAAAATTGGTTCATGGCAAAGAAGGACTCGAGTCTTCCAAAAG ATGCACAAGTGCACTCTATCATAGTAGTATGGATGCCCTTGAGATGATGACAGATGAAGAGCTACAAGTATTGTTTAAAGAAGCACCATTCTCTGAAAATCTGCTTGAGCCAGGCACAACAGTGTTGGATCTTTGTCGTAAAGCTAATGCTATTCCAGATGGACCCAGAGG GTACCAGATGatcacagatggtggaatt